One region of Micromonospora ureilytica genomic DNA includes:
- a CDS encoding LacI family DNA-binding transcriptional regulator codes for MSDVARAAGVSTATVSRVVNGHYGVSARTVAQVRSAIEQLGYESSLVATSLRRSRTNVLGLVAHSFQSYTAEVLKGVMKALSRSGFDLIIYANSDLYGSYSEGWEQRHLTRLSGTLTDGCIVVTPWGDFRTRTPVVAIDPVRGSTAPSVISDNLAGATTAVEHLLGLGHRRIGFIAGRDSLASAWSREEGYRAALTTAGIPVDPTLIGRGDFNPESATPLARVLLQRPDPPSAIFAASDGMALKVLEVARELGFSVPGDLSVVGFDNIPESALTQPGLTTVDQSMYQLGYEAARMLKSLVTGEWDEPSQIVLPTSLVVRSSTAPPTSGAAA; via the coding sequence ATGAGTGATGTCGCCCGAGCTGCCGGCGTTTCCACAGCCACCGTCTCGCGTGTCGTCAACGGGCATTACGGCGTCAGCGCTCGCACTGTCGCTCAGGTGCGCTCCGCCATCGAGCAGCTCGGCTACGAGTCGAGCCTGGTGGCCACCAGCCTTCGGCGCAGCCGCACCAACGTTCTGGGCCTCGTTGCGCACAGCTTCCAGTCGTACACGGCTGAGGTGCTCAAGGGCGTGATGAAGGCGCTGAGCCGCTCGGGCTTCGATCTGATCATCTACGCCAACAGCGACCTCTACGGGTCGTACTCGGAGGGTTGGGAACAGCGGCACCTGACCCGGCTGTCGGGCACCCTCACCGACGGCTGCATCGTCGTCACGCCCTGGGGTGATTTCCGGACCCGGACGCCGGTCGTGGCCATCGACCCGGTGCGGGGCTCGACGGCACCCTCGGTGATCTCCGACAACCTCGCTGGCGCCACCACCGCCGTCGAGCACCTGCTCGGCCTGGGCCACCGGCGCATCGGGTTCATCGCCGGCCGCGACAGCCTGGCCTCGGCCTGGTCGCGGGAGGAGGGCTACCGGGCCGCGCTGACCACCGCCGGCATCCCGGTCGACCCGACGCTGATCGGCCGAGGGGATTTCAACCCCGAGTCGGCGACTCCGCTGGCGCGCGTCCTGCTGCAACGACCGGACCCGCCGTCGGCGATCTTCGCGGCGAGCGACGGGATGGCCCTCAAGGTTCTGGAGGTCGCCAGGGAGTTGGGGTTCTCCGTGCCGGGAGACCTGTCCGTCGTCGGGTTCGACAACATCCCCGAGTCGGCGTTGACCCAGCCGGGTCTGACCACAGTGGACCAGTCGATGTATCAGCTCGGGTACGAGGCCGCGCGGATGCTGAAGTCACTGGTGACCGGCGAGTGGGACGAGCCGAGCCAGATCGTGCTTCCGACCAGCCTCGTCGTGCGCAGCTCGACCGCACCACCGACGAGCGGGGCAGCAGCCTGA